A single region of the Leptothrix cholodnii SP-6 genome encodes:
- a CDS encoding bifunctional enoyl-CoA hydratase/phosphate acetyltransferase: MNIDLNDAWLVNTTFDELTVGQGATMRRSLTDADIAGFAAISGDLNPTHLDEAYAQGEGMAGRTAHGMWSGALVSTVLGTVFPGPGTRYVEQRLRFLGEARVGDLLDVSVRVTSKDPATFFVTLDCAVRRQDGRELMAGEAVVMAPMHKQRVRSANGLRWHVFDAAAGVRGLIAKATQLGRLNCAIVHPCDTESLRGALDAAHHGLFTPVIVAPRERILAIAGQAGLDLGSAVIEDVPHSHAAAERAAALAATGEVQALMKGSLHTDELMKAVLSRPELRTKRRLSHVFRFDAPAYHKPLLVTDAAMNIAPTLDEKVHIVQNAIDLARILGVETPKAAILAAVESVNSKMACTLDAAALSKMADRGQITGGIVDGPLAFDNAISAEAARTKGIVSPVAGDPDILVVPDLVSGNILAKQLEYLGGAMGSGVVLGARVPIALTSRADGATARLASAALAVLVAHSYKAAQP; the protein is encoded by the coding sequence ATGAACATCGATCTCAACGACGCGTGGCTGGTCAACACCACCTTCGATGAACTCACCGTCGGTCAGGGCGCCACGATGCGCCGCTCGCTGACCGATGCCGACATCGCCGGCTTCGCCGCGATCTCGGGCGATCTCAACCCGACCCACCTCGACGAGGCCTACGCGCAGGGCGAAGGCATGGCCGGCCGCACCGCGCACGGCATGTGGAGCGGCGCGCTGGTGTCCACCGTGCTGGGCACGGTCTTCCCCGGCCCGGGCACGCGCTATGTCGAGCAGCGCCTGCGCTTTCTCGGCGAGGCGCGGGTCGGTGACCTGCTCGACGTCTCGGTGCGCGTGACGTCCAAGGATCCGGCCACCTTCTTCGTCACGCTCGACTGCGCGGTGCGCCGCCAGGACGGCCGCGAGCTGATGGCCGGCGAGGCCGTGGTGATGGCGCCGATGCACAAGCAGCGCGTGCGCAGCGCCAACGGCCTGCGCTGGCATGTGTTCGACGCCGCCGCCGGCGTGCGCGGCCTGATCGCCAAGGCGACCCAGCTCGGCCGCCTGAACTGCGCCATCGTGCACCCGTGCGACACCGAATCGCTGCGCGGCGCGCTCGATGCGGCGCATCACGGCCTGTTCACGCCCGTCATCGTGGCGCCGCGCGAGCGCATCCTGGCGATCGCCGGCCAGGCCGGCCTCGACCTCGGCTCGGCCGTGATCGAGGACGTGCCGCACAGCCACGCCGCCGCCGAACGCGCCGCCGCCCTGGCCGCGACCGGCGAAGTGCAGGCGCTGATGAAGGGCAGCCTGCACACCGACGAGCTGATGAAGGCGGTGCTGTCGCGCCCCGAACTGCGCACCAAGCGGCGCCTGTCGCACGTGTTCCGCTTCGACGCGCCGGCGTATCACAAGCCGCTGCTCGTGACCGACGCGGCGATGAACATCGCCCCCACGCTCGACGAGAAGGTCCACATCGTGCAGAACGCGATCGACCTGGCGCGCATCCTGGGTGTCGAGACACCCAAGGCGGCGATCCTCGCCGCGGTCGAGAGCGTCAACTCGAAGATGGCCTGCACGCTCGACGCCGCCGCGCTGAGCAAGATGGCCGACCGCGGCCAGATCACCGGCGGCATCGTCGACGGGCCGCTGGCCTTCGACAACGCCATCTCGGCCGAGGCCGCGCGCACCAAGGGCATCGTCTCGCCGGTGGCCGGCGACCCGGACATCCTGGTGGTGCCCGACCTGGTGTCCGGCAACATCCTGGCCAAGCAGCTCGAATACCTCGGCGGCGCGATGGGCAGCGGCGTGGTGCTCGGCGCCCGGGTGCCGATCGCGCTGACCAGCCGCGCCGACGGCGCCACCGCCCGCCTGGCCTCGGCCGCGCTGGCGGTGCTGGTGGCCCACAGCTACAAGGCAGCACAACCATGA
- a CDS encoding acetate/propionate family kinase, whose protein sequence is MNARDPQTSDIAVTHAPMRQAVLSVNAGSSSLKFAVYPVGADEVGEAGLSGLAEGLEPGGQPSISVKSPGAASVKQALTLREGETPFDAALRAVIAAVEHDGGPRLLAVAHRVVHGGSHYAASVLIDDAVLAILDSLCPLAPLHQPANLTGVRAFRRARPDLPQVACFDTAFHATTPDVEQRFALPDSFNDEGVRRYGFHGLSYQYVSGVLARATPRAGGRMLLAHLGNGASLCAVREGRSIATTMGFSALDGLMMGTRSGAIDAGVLLHLMRAGWTAAAIEKLLYKQSGLLGVSGVSADMRTLRASTEAGAARAIALFTYRVVRECGALSACLGGVDVLGFTGGIGEHDVALRADVCAALGHLGVRIDAAANRCADGSTVAAIHAADSAVEVWVVPTDEGRVAARDAMALLHAGR, encoded by the coding sequence ATGAACGCCCGGGATCCCCAGACAAGCGACATCGCCGTGACGCATGCACCGATGCGCCAGGCCGTGCTGAGCGTCAACGCCGGCTCGTCGTCACTGAAGTTCGCGGTCTATCCGGTCGGCGCCGACGAGGTCGGCGAGGCCGGCCTGTCGGGCCTGGCCGAAGGGCTGGAGCCGGGCGGCCAGCCCTCGATCAGCGTCAAGTCGCCAGGTGCTGCCAGTGTCAAGCAGGCGCTGACGTTGCGAGAGGGCGAAACGCCCTTCGACGCCGCGCTGCGCGCCGTCATCGCCGCGGTCGAACACGACGGCGGGCCGCGCCTGCTGGCGGTGGCGCACCGCGTGGTGCACGGCGGCAGCCACTACGCCGCCTCGGTGCTGATCGACGACGCGGTGCTGGCGATCCTCGACAGCCTGTGCCCGCTCGCCCCGCTGCACCAGCCGGCCAACCTGACCGGCGTGCGGGCCTTCCGGCGCGCCCGCCCCGATCTGCCGCAGGTGGCCTGTTTCGACACCGCCTTCCACGCCACCACGCCCGATGTCGAACAGCGTTTTGCGCTGCCCGATTCGTTCAACGACGAAGGCGTGCGGCGCTACGGTTTCCACGGCCTGTCGTACCAGTACGTCAGCGGCGTGCTGGCCCGGGCCACACCCCGTGCGGGCGGGCGCATGCTGCTCGCCCACCTCGGCAACGGCGCCAGCCTGTGCGCCGTGCGCGAAGGCCGCAGCATCGCCACGACGATGGGCTTCTCGGCGCTTGACGGCCTGATGATGGGCACCCGCAGCGGCGCCATCGACGCCGGCGTGCTGCTGCACCTGATGCGCGCGGGCTGGACTGCCGCGGCGATCGAGAAGCTGCTCTACAAGCAGTCGGGCCTGCTGGGTGTCTCGGGTGTGTCGGCCGACATGCGCACGCTGCGCGCCAGCACCGAAGCCGGCGCCGCGCGGGCGATCGCGCTGTTCACCTACCGCGTGGTGCGCGAGTGCGGTGCCTTGTCGGCCTGCCTGGGCGGGGTCGACGTGCTCGGCTTCACCGGCGGCATCGGCGAACACGACGTGGCGCTGCGCGCAGATGTCTGCGCCGCGCTGGGCCATCTGGGCGTGCGGATCGACGCCGCCGCCAACCGCTGCGCCGACGGCAGCACCGTCGCCGCCATCCACGCCGCCGACAGTGCGGTCGAAGTCTGGGTGGTGCCGACCGACGAGGGCCGCGTCGCCGCGCGCGATGCGATGGCGCTGCTGCACGCCGGCCGTTGA
- a CDS encoding cyclin-dependent kinase inhibitor 3 family protein, whose protein sequence is MTHDHAHHRAPTTQAEHLAALTSPNLVRTSLSHPLRIDEVAAGRCGGRIGISLCPGKRASSLLGPRWERDLAADIDVIRRWRPDAVVTLIEDHEFIELNVIQLGAQVRASGIAWHHLPIVDVHPPDERFETGWQTSGPALVGCLNAGGRVLVHCRGGLGRAGTVAARMLVELDVPAPDAVARVRQARPGAIETADQLNYVLRLQDICNA, encoded by the coding sequence ATGACACACGACCACGCACATCACCGCGCACCGACGACGCAAGCCGAACATCTGGCAGCGCTCACCAGCCCTAACCTGGTCAGAACCAGCCTGAGCCACCCCCTGCGGATCGACGAGGTTGCGGCAGGTCGCTGCGGCGGGCGGATCGGGATTTCGCTGTGTCCGGGCAAGCGCGCCAGCAGCCTGCTCGGGCCGCGCTGGGAACGCGACCTCGCGGCCGATATCGACGTGATCCGTCGCTGGCGGCCTGACGCCGTGGTGACGCTGATCGAGGATCACGAGTTCATCGAACTGAACGTGATCCAGCTCGGCGCCCAAGTGCGCGCCAGCGGGATTGCCTGGCATCACCTGCCCATCGTCGACGTGCATCCGCCCGATGAGCGATTCGAGACCGGCTGGCAGACGAGCGGCCCGGCGCTGGTCGGATGCCTGAACGCAGGCGGGCGCGTGCTGGTGCATTGCCGCGGGGGGCTGGGCCGTGCGGGCACGGTGGCGGCGCGCATGCTGGTCGAACTGGACGTCCCGGCCCCGGACGCCGTCGCGCGGGTTCGCCAGGCGCGACCGGGCGCGATCGAAACCGCCGATCAACTGAACTACGTGCTGCGACTGCAGGACATCTGCAACGCCTGA
- a CDS encoding NAD(P)/FAD-dependent oxidoreductase produces MSGGGGASAGAIETDALVIGAGPVGLFQVFQLGLQDLRCHVVDVLSQPGGQCAELYPAKPIYDIPALPVCSGTELVERLLQQVAPFDPVLHLGQEVESLAPRADGRFDIGTSAGTQFIARAVFIAAGVGAFSPRRLKLPGLDTLAASCVSHQAPDVSACQGQTVLVHGGDDRALDWACRLAEHGVAVSLLYRRDVYPAAPEQVRRLELLASQGRVTRRVGQPTQARADAAGQLTGVDHLDPSGQTHHEPATRLFVSLGLSPRLGPLSSWGLQMERKLLDVEPSRFETSLPGVYAVGDINSYPGKLKLIVCGFHEATLAAWAAAHRLRPDAPHHLEYTTSSARLQRLLGVLPRGAE; encoded by the coding sequence ATTTCTGGCGGCGGTGGCGCTTCTGCCGGGGCGATCGAAACCGACGCGCTGGTCATCGGCGCCGGGCCGGTCGGCCTGTTCCAGGTCTTCCAGCTCGGTCTGCAGGATCTGCGCTGTCATGTCGTCGACGTGCTCTCGCAGCCGGGCGGCCAGTGCGCCGAGCTCTACCCGGCCAAGCCGATCTACGACATCCCGGCACTGCCGGTGTGCAGCGGCACCGAACTGGTCGAGCGCCTGCTGCAACAGGTGGCGCCTTTCGACCCGGTGCTGCACCTCGGCCAGGAGGTCGAGTCGCTCGCCCCGCGCGCCGATGGTCGCTTCGACATCGGCACCTCGGCCGGCACGCAGTTCATCGCCCGCGCCGTCTTCATCGCCGCGGGCGTGGGGGCCTTTTCGCCGCGGCGACTCAAGCTGCCGGGGCTCGACACGCTGGCCGCCAGCTGCGTGAGCCATCAGGCGCCCGATGTGTCGGCTTGCCAGGGCCAGACGGTGCTGGTGCACGGCGGCGACGACCGGGCGCTCGATTGGGCCTGCCGGCTGGCCGAACACGGCGTGGCGGTCAGCCTGCTGTATCGCCGCGATGTCTATCCGGCGGCGCCGGAACAGGTCCGACGGCTGGAACTGCTGGCCAGCCAGGGCCGCGTGACGCGCCGGGTCGGCCAGCCGACGCAGGCCCGTGCCGATGCAGCCGGCCAGCTGACGGGCGTCGACCATCTCGACCCCTCCGGCCAAACGCATCACGAGCCGGCGACGCGGCTGTTCGTCAGCCTCGGACTCAGCCCGCGGCTGGGGCCGCTGAGCAGCTGGGGCCTGCAGATGGAGCGCAAGCTGCTGGACGTCGAGCCGTCGCGCTTCGAGACCAGCCTGCCGGGCGTCTACGCGGTGGGCGACATCAACAGCTATCCGGGCAAGCTCAAGCTGATCGTCTGCGGCTTCCACGAGGCCACGCTGGCCGCCTGGGCGGCCGCGCACCGGTTGCGTCCCGATGCGCCGCATCACCTCGAATACACCACCAGCAGCGCACGCCTGCAGCGCCTGCTGGGCGTGCTGCCACGAGGAGCCGAATGA
- the fdxA gene encoding ferredoxin FdxA, protein MTHVVTESCIRCKYTDCVDVCPVDCFREGPNFLVIDPDECIDCAVCIPECPVNAILPEEDVPADQMKFIAINAELSPKWPSITKRKAALPDADEWKDRKDKLGELKR, encoded by the coding sequence ATGACCCACGTCGTCACCGAATCGTGCATCCGCTGCAAGTACACCGACTGTGTCGATGTGTGCCCGGTCGATTGCTTCCGCGAAGGCCCCAACTTCCTGGTCATCGACCCGGATGAATGCATCGATTGCGCGGTCTGCATCCCCGAATGCCCGGTCAACGCCATCCTGCCCGAGGAAGACGTGCCGGCCGATCAGATGAAGTTCATCGCCATCAACGCCGAGCTGTCGCCCAAGTGGCCGAGCATCACCAAGCGCAAGGCAGCGCTGCCCGATGCCGACGAATGGAAAGACCGCAAGGACAAGCTCGGCGAGCTCAAGCGCTGA
- a CDS encoding DUF3141 domain-containing protein: MRAVPGADYAQDAIERSVLFLDALRQRGNIYVEHVNAGEPDLLKFEHELVLDGRDLPRPCNYALLHILQPADAPLDPLARPVMVVDPRAGHGPGIGGFKHDSEVGMALRAGHPVYFVTFRPQPEEGQTLLDVAVAEARFLETVAARHPQCTAKPLVIGNCQAGWAMAGLAAMRPELFGPLILVGSPLSYWAGGAQLNPMRYSGAMLGGAWLAALTSDLGADRFDGAHLVKNFENLNPANSLWGRYYKLWSQVDNESQRFLEFERWWGGYFRMSGAEIEAIVENLFVGNKLARGDVQIGGKRIDLRNITSPVVVFASWGDNITPPPQALNWIIDVWGDERAIAAAGRVIVYVLHESVGHLGIFVGTDVARKEHDQIVTSLDVIDNLPPGLYEMKLELKDGSAPAPTDVLEPGSYSVHFEHRTMDHLRALNPEGREEEQLFSTVAKVSEINTGIYKTWMRPWVRPLASRALADAATDLHPLRSQRQTLSDAHPGAAPLAALAEQVRENRHTLPDDHPGRSLERIASSWIETSLNLYRDLRDQSVIQFTRTMFGPMGFGAWLPPEPPDEQIAVTRAQAELERVRHDVLAHIDEGGFPQAVCRIVMAAMASGGRLERRSLRLVQRLAERRHPPADGSAPRPIFNWHQGVREEARISAVAPVEAYGALARMLPDMPARERALAIGAAAVMVGQTTGTNLALELIDRLITLLGADPERVMNLADQLTAEATLDAVPAPVAAPLPA; this comes from the coding sequence ATGCGGGCCGTGCCCGGCGCCGACTACGCCCAGGACGCGATCGAACGCAGCGTGCTGTTCCTCGATGCCCTGCGCCAACGCGGCAACATCTACGTCGAACACGTCAACGCCGGCGAGCCGGACCTGCTGAAGTTCGAGCACGAACTGGTGCTCGACGGGCGTGATCTGCCGCGGCCGTGCAACTACGCCCTGCTGCACATCCTGCAGCCGGCCGATGCGCCGCTCGATCCGCTGGCACGGCCGGTGATGGTGGTCGATCCGCGCGCCGGCCACGGGCCGGGCATCGGCGGCTTCAAGCACGACTCCGAGGTGGGCATGGCCTTGCGTGCCGGCCATCCGGTGTATTTCGTGACCTTCCGCCCGCAGCCTGAAGAAGGCCAGACGCTGCTCGACGTGGCCGTGGCCGAAGCCCGCTTCCTCGAGACCGTGGCCGCCCGCCACCCGCAATGCACCGCCAAGCCGCTGGTGATCGGCAACTGCCAGGCGGGCTGGGCGATGGCCGGGCTGGCCGCGATGCGGCCCGAGCTTTTCGGCCCGCTGATCCTGGTCGGCTCGCCGCTGTCCTACTGGGCCGGTGGCGCCCAGCTCAACCCGATGCGCTACAGCGGCGCGATGCTGGGCGGCGCCTGGCTGGCGGCGCTGACGTCCGACCTGGGCGCCGACCGCTTCGACGGCGCGCACCTGGTCAAGAACTTCGAGAACCTGAACCCCGCCAACAGCCTGTGGGGCCGCTACTACAAGCTGTGGTCGCAGGTGGACAACGAGTCGCAGCGCTTCCTCGAGTTCGAGCGCTGGTGGGGTGGCTACTTCCGCATGAGCGGGGCCGAGATCGAAGCCATCGTCGAGAACCTGTTCGTCGGCAACAAGCTCGCGCGCGGCGACGTGCAGATCGGCGGCAAGCGCATCGACCTGCGCAACATCACGTCGCCGGTGGTCGTGTTCGCCTCCTGGGGCGACAACATCACGCCGCCGCCGCAGGCGCTGAACTGGATCATCGACGTGTGGGGCGACGAACGCGCCATCGCCGCCGCCGGCCGGGTGATCGTCTACGTGCTGCACGAGAGCGTCGGCCACCTCGGCATCTTTGTCGGCACCGACGTCGCGCGCAAGGAGCACGACCAGATCGTGACCTCGCTGGACGTCATCGACAACCTGCCGCCGGGCCTGTACGAGATGAAGCTCGAGCTCAAGGATGGCAGCGCCCCCGCGCCCACCGACGTGCTCGAGCCCGGCAGCTACAGCGTGCACTTCGAGCACCGCACGATGGACCACCTGCGCGCCCTCAACCCGGAAGGGCGCGAGGAAGAACAGCTGTTCTCCACCGTGGCCAAGGTCTCCGAGATCAACACGGGGATCTACAAGACCTGGATGCGCCCGTGGGTGCGGCCGCTGGCCTCGCGCGCCCTGGCCGACGCGGCCACCGACCTGCACCCGCTGCGCAGCCAGCGCCAGACCCTGTCCGACGCCCACCCGGGCGCCGCGCCGCTGGCCGCCCTGGCCGAGCAGGTGCGCGAAAACCGCCACACCCTGCCGGACGACCACCCGGGCCGCTCGCTCGAACGCATCGCCTCGTCGTGGATCGAGACCTCGCTGAACCTGTACCGCGACCTGCGCGACCAGTCGGTGATCCAGTTCACCCGGACGATGTTCGGGCCGATGGGCTTCGGCGCCTGGCTGCCGCCGGAACCGCCGGACGAGCAGATCGCCGTGACACGCGCCCAGGCCGAGCTCGAGCGCGTGCGACACGACGTGCTCGCCCACATCGACGAGGGCGGCTTCCCGCAGGCCGTGTGCCGCATCGTGATGGCCGCGATGGCCAGCGGCGGCAGGCTCGAGCGCCGCAGCCTGCGCCTGGTTCAGCGGCTGGCCGAACGTCGGCATCCGCCGGCCGACGGCAGCGCACCGCGGCCGATCTTCAACTGGCACCAGGGTGTGCGCGAAGAAGCCCGCATCAGTGCCGTGGCCCCGGTCGAAGCCTACGGCGCCCTGGCCCGGATGCTGCCGGACATGCCCGCGCGCGAACGGGCACTGGCGATCGGCGCAGCGGCCGTGATGGTGGGTCAGACCACCGGCACCAACCTGGCGCTCGAACTGATCGATCGGCTGATCACGCTGCTGGGCGCCGACCCCGAGCGGGTGATGAACCTGGCCGACCAGCTGACCGCGGAGGCCACGCTCGACGCCGTGCCGGCCCCCGTCGCCGCCCCCCTGCCCGCCTGA
- the fabI gene encoding enoyl-ACP reductase FabI has product MTESIHLRPLTGKNMLVTGVANEQSIAWGCAKAFHDMGARVAITYRNERDLAAVTPLAEQIDALCLPLDVTVDGQMQSVFAELGRHFGTLHSVVHSIAFAPKSDLHVPLSECSRAGFLKAMDCSCFSFIEMAHLAAPLMTEGGTLFTMSYHGAQRVVEHYNVMGPVKAALEASVRYLAHELGRQGIRVHAISPGPIRTRAASGIADFDELINAASQRAPAGTIAGIEDVGYATAMLAVDGARLLTGTTIHVDGGAHIMN; this is encoded by the coding sequence ATGACCGAATCCATCCACCTCCGCCCGCTGACGGGCAAGAACATGCTCGTGACCGGCGTCGCCAACGAGCAATCGATCGCCTGGGGCTGCGCCAAGGCCTTCCACGACATGGGGGCGCGCGTCGCCATCACCTATCGCAACGAACGCGATCTGGCCGCCGTGACCCCGCTGGCCGAACAGATCGACGCGCTGTGCCTGCCGCTCGACGTCACCGTCGACGGCCAGATGCAGAGCGTGTTCGCCGAGCTCGGCCGACATTTCGGCACGCTGCACTCGGTCGTGCACTCGATCGCCTTCGCGCCCAAGTCCGACCTGCACGTGCCGCTGAGCGAATGCTCGCGCGCCGGCTTCCTGAAGGCGATGGACTGCTCCTGCTTCAGCTTCATCGAGATGGCCCATCTGGCCGCCCCGCTGATGACCGAGGGCGGCACGCTGTTCACGATGAGCTACCACGGCGCCCAGCGCGTGGTCGAGCACTACAACGTGATGGGCCCGGTGAAGGCCGCGCTCGAAGCCTCGGTGCGCTACCTGGCGCACGAACTGGGCCGCCAGGGCATCCGCGTGCACGCGATCTCGCCGGGGCCGATCCGCACCCGCGCGGCCAGCGGCATCGCCGATTTCGACGAGCTGATCAACGCCGCCAGCCAGCGCGCGCCGGCCGGCACCATCGCCGGCATCGAGGACGTCGGCTACGCCACCGCGATGCTGGCCGTCGACGGCGCACGCCTGCTCACCGGCACGACGATCCACGTCGACGGCGGTGCGCACATCATGAATTGA
- the cobA gene encoding uroporphyrinogen-III C-methyltransferase — MARVVFIGAGPGAADLITVRGLARLREAQVVLFDALTDPALRDAAPDARWIDVGKRGFSADSTGQQRINELLVAEAQSTERVVRLKGGDPSVFGRLEEELQALAAAGIEAEVVPGITAAVAAAALTQRPLTRRGVGRSVAFSTAMTQHGELEARRSADTEVFYMAGRQLDSLAHKLLEVGWAASTPALVVSRAGWPDQRISTLTVGSLGQAVADHAGLPTIVTVGAGAVAITDAAAQRPD, encoded by the coding sequence ATGGCCCGCGTCGTCTTCATCGGTGCCGGACCCGGCGCGGCTGACCTGATCACCGTGCGCGGCCTGGCGCGCCTGCGCGAGGCGCAGGTGGTGCTGTTCGACGCCCTCACCGATCCGGCGCTGCGTGACGCCGCGCCCGATGCGCGCTGGATCGACGTCGGCAAACGCGGTTTCAGCGCCGACAGCACCGGCCAGCAGCGCATCAACGAGCTGCTGGTGGCCGAAGCGCAATCGACCGAACGGGTCGTGCGGCTCAAGGGCGGCGACCCGAGCGTGTTCGGCCGGCTCGAAGAAGAGCTGCAGGCCCTGGCGGCTGCCGGCATCGAGGCCGAGGTGGTGCCCGGCATCACCGCGGCGGTGGCCGCCGCTGCATTGACACAACGGCCGCTGACGCGCCGCGGTGTCGGCCGCAGCGTGGCGTTCAGCACCGCGATGACGCAGCACGGCGAACTCGAAGCCCGCCGCAGCGCCGACACCGAAGTGTTCTACATGGCCGGCCGCCAGCTCGACAGCCTGGCGCACAAGCTGCTAGAAGTCGGCTGGGCCGCGTCGACGCCGGCGCTGGTGGTCTCGCGTGCCGGCTGGCCCGACCAGCGCATCAGCACCCTCACGGTCGGCAGCCTCGGCCAGGCGGTGGCCGATCACGCCGGCCTGCCGACCATCGTGACGGTCGGCGCCGGCGCGGTCGCCATCACGGATGCCGCAGCGCAACGTCCCGACTGA
- a CDS encoding sensor histidine kinase — protein sequence MSSRFTLPPRTNAPAALPGRRLNSAYLPWIGLALLALLLALSAALAITQRQHIIESERNNAALLARMLEEQASRHLDATELVLDNIGVQVKLSTAQQMVALNPALLEASRGTPMLRSLSVVDERGLILASSGAENRRVRIDLEMVGRPRQPGQSRLGTWLAGHDLVPAGIPSDRPTANGSVPEPIQPGVGLVAMTRTATSADGQTLYMVAALHTGFLADQFESTLKDSGHSATLLNYQGMVVATTSRRIEAGDVVAMHPDLLNQLPREDHGSFEGAGLDGIDVVAAFRAVRIHPWVVLVERPASAIVASWRTDMTWLVLATLFLGALIAAATGLAWRTLRTHEQLEDALATAKQRLEENERALRSVIEAAPAPMFVLDALGHYAMVNHAFEDFLGIQRSAIIGTGLPLATHLQQLAYHPTHDVAIWQGAGRSHYLDDLPGADGRLREALVSKVAIAREDGRPRAVIGSITDVTELREAERHTREAMQIAQQASESKNEFIANMSHGLRTPLQSVLGFAELGKWRSAEQRPLQEMFSDIHAAGKRMLLLVNDLLDMSKLESTVGTMHCDLADAVNLTRELINELQPLCTARGITVRQFGLFETDGESGESAVWVDRLRLQQALRNVLENALRFSPAGSSIDIELIRSADGYLNWNIRDRGPGIPESERPYLFEAFFHGHRNRDDGGGFGLGLAITSKILHAHGGSAWAENHPDGGAVFHLRMPSGTDMSKSKPSSSNLNISAV from the coding sequence GTGAGCAGCCGGTTCACCCTGCCCCCGCGCACCAATGCACCGGCGGCCCTGCCCGGCAGGCGGCTCAACAGCGCGTATCTGCCGTGGATCGGGCTGGCGCTGCTGGCGCTGCTGCTGGCGCTGAGCGCCGCACTGGCCATCACCCAGCGCCAGCACATCATCGAATCCGAGCGCAACAACGCGGCCTTGCTGGCGCGCATGCTCGAAGAGCAGGCCTCGCGCCACCTCGATGCCACCGAGCTGGTGCTCGACAACATCGGCGTCCAGGTCAAGCTCAGCACCGCCCAGCAGATGGTGGCCCTGAACCCGGCTCTGCTCGAAGCCAGCCGAGGCACGCCGATGCTGCGCAGCCTCTCGGTCGTCGACGAGCGCGGCCTGATCCTGGCCAGCTCCGGCGCCGAAAACCGGCGCGTGCGCATCGACCTGGAAATGGTCGGCCGACCCCGCCAGCCCGGCCAGTCGCGCCTGGGAACCTGGCTGGCGGGCCATGACCTGGTCCCGGCCGGCATCCCCAGCGATCGCCCGACCGCCAACGGCAGCGTGCCCGAGCCAATCCAGCCCGGCGTGGGCCTGGTGGCCATGACGCGCACGGCCACCAGTGCCGACGGCCAGACGCTCTACATGGTCGCGGCCCTGCACACCGGGTTCCTGGCCGACCAGTTCGAGAGCACCCTCAAGGACAGCGGCCACAGCGCCACGCTGCTCAACTACCAGGGCATGGTGGTGGCCACCACCAGCCGACGGATCGAGGCCGGCGACGTGGTGGCGATGCACCCCGATCTGCTCAACCAGCTGCCACGCGAGGACCATGGCAGCTTCGAAGGCGCCGGGCTCGACGGCATCGACGTGGTGGCGGCGTTTCGCGCCGTGCGCATCCATCCGTGGGTGGTGCTGGTCGAGCGGCCGGCCAGCGCGATCGTGGCCTCGTGGCGCACCGACATGACCTGGCTGGTCCTGGCGACGCTGTTCCTGGGCGCGCTGATCGCGGCGGCCACCGGCCTCGCCTGGCGCACCCTGCGCACCCACGAACAGCTCGAGGACGCACTCGCCACCGCCAAGCAGCGACTGGAAGAAAACGAGCGGGCCCTGCGCAGCGTGATCGAGGCCGCGCCGGCGCCGATGTTCGTGCTCGATGCGCTCGGCCACTACGCCATGGTCAACCACGCGTTCGAGGATTTTCTCGGCATCCAGCGCAGCGCGATCATCGGCACCGGCCTGCCGCTGGCCACGCACCTGCAGCAACTCGCCTATCACCCGACGCACGACGTCGCGATCTGGCAGGGTGCCGGCCGCAGCCATTACCTCGACGACCTGCCGGGCGCCGACGGCCGCCTGCGCGAGGCGCTGGTCTCGAAGGTGGCAATTGCGCGCGAAGACGGCCGACCACGCGCCGTGATCGGCAGCATCACCGACGTCACCGAACTGCGCGAGGCCGAACGCCACACCCGCGAGGCGATGCAGATCGCCCAGCAGGCCAGCGAAAGCAAGAACGAGTTCATCGCCAACATGAGCCACGGCCTGCGCACACCGCTGCAATCGGTGCTGGGTTTTGCCGAGCTCGGCAAATGGCGCAGCGCCGAACAGCGCCCCCTGCAAGAGATGTTCAGCGACATCCACGCGGCCGGCAAGCGCATGCTCTTGCTGGTCAACGACCTGCTCGACATGTCGAAACTCGAAAGCACCGTCGGCACGATGCACTGCGACCTCGCCGATGCGGTGAACCTGACGCGCGAACTGATCAACGAACTCCAGCCCCTGTGCACGGCGCGCGGCATCACCGTGCGTCAGTTCGGCCTGTTCGAGACCGACGGCGAATCCGGTGAAAGCGCCGTCTGGGTCGATCGCCTGCGGCTGCAGCAGGCCCTGCGCAACGTGCTCGAAAACGCCCTGCGCTTTTCGCCGGCCGGCTCGTCCATCGACATCGAGCTGATACGCAGCGCCGACGGCTACCTGAACTGGAACATCCGCGACCGGGGCCCGGGCATCCCCGAAAGCGAGCGGCCGTATCTGTTCGAAGCGTTCTTCCATGGACACCGCAACCGCGACGACGGCGGAGGCTTCGGCCTCGGGCTGGCCATCACGAGCAAGATCCTGCATGCCCACGGCGGCAGCGCGTGGGCTGAAAACCACCCGGACGGCGGCGCCGTCTTCCACCTGCGCATGCCGTCGGGCACCGACATGTCGAAGTCGAAACCCAGTTCGAGCAACCTCAACATCTCGGCGGTCTGA